The sequence below is a genomic window from Streptomyces sp. B21-105.
CCGGAATCCTGTCCCCCGGCTGTACGCCGGTCATCGGTAACGGTGTCGTCGTCGACCCGTCGGTCCTGCTCTCCGAGCTGAGCGGTCTGAACGAGCGCGGCGTCGACACGTCGAAGCTGCTGATCAGCGGCAACGCGCACATCATCACTCCGTACAACGTGACTGTCGACAAGGTGACGGAACGCTTCCTCGGAAAGCGCAAGATCGGCACCACCGGCCGGGGGATCGGTCCGACTTATGCCGACAAGATCAACCGGGTCGGCATCAGGGTCCAGGACCTGTACGACGAGTCCATCCTGACGCAGAAGGTGGAGGCGGCGCTCGACGCCAAGAACCAGCTGCTGACGAAGCTGTACAACCGTCGCGCGATCGCCGTCGACCAGGTCGTCGAGGAACTGCTCGGCTACGCGGAGAAGCTCGCTCCGTACGTCACCGACACGGTCCTCGTCCTCAACCAGGCGCTGGACGACGACAAGGTCGTCCTCTTCGAGGGCGGGCAGGGCACGCTCCTCGACATCGACCACGGCACGTACCCCTTCGTCACCTCGTCCAACCCGACCGCGGGCGGCGCCTGCACCGGCGCCGGCGTGGGCCCGACGAAGATCAGCAGGGTCATCGGCATCCTGAAGGCCTACACGACCCGCGTCGGCTCGGGCCCCTTCCCGACCGAGCTCCTCGACGAGGACGGCGAGGCGCTGCGCCGGATCGGCGGCGAGCGGGGCGTGACCACCGGCCGCGACCGGCGCTGCGGCTGGTTCGACGCGGTCATCGCCCGCTACGCGACCCGCGTGAACGGCCTGACGGACTTCTTCCTGACCAAGCTCGACGTCCTGACCGGCTGGGAGCAGATCCCGGTCTGCGTGGCGTACGAGGTCGACGGCAAGCGCGTCGAGGAACTGCCGTACTCGCAGAGCGACTTCCACCACGCGAAGCCGATCTACGAGAACCTGCCCGGCTGGTCCGAGGACATCACGTCGGCGAAGTCGTTCTCCGACCTGCCGAAGAACGCCCAGGCGTACGTGAAGGCGCTGGAGGAGATGTCCGGCGCCCCGATCTCCGCGATCGGCGTGGGCCCGGGCCGGGACGAGACGATCGAGATCAACTCGTTCCTGTAGTCCCGGCGGCGGTACG
It includes:
- a CDS encoding adenylosuccinate synthase translates to MPALVLLGAQWGDEGKGKATDLLGGSVDYVVRYQGGNNAGHTVVVGDQKYALHLLPSGILSPGCTPVIGNGVVVDPSVLLSELSGLNERGVDTSKLLISGNAHIITPYNVTVDKVTERFLGKRKIGTTGRGIGPTYADKINRVGIRVQDLYDESILTQKVEAALDAKNQLLTKLYNRRAIAVDQVVEELLGYAEKLAPYVTDTVLVLNQALDDDKVVLFEGGQGTLLDIDHGTYPFVTSSNPTAGGACTGAGVGPTKISRVIGILKAYTTRVGSGPFPTELLDEDGEALRRIGGERGVTTGRDRRCGWFDAVIARYATRVNGLTDFFLTKLDVLTGWEQIPVCVAYEVDGKRVEELPYSQSDFHHAKPIYENLPGWSEDITSAKSFSDLPKNAQAYVKALEEMSGAPISAIGVGPGRDETIEINSFL